From Halobacillus sp. Marseille-Q1614, the proteins below share one genomic window:
- the larA gene encoding nickel-dependent lactate racemase, with translation MKTEILYGKDGLRVNLPDDSLIIEPKNLPKMEDEKEAVRKALREPIGTAPLKDLVASTDIVSIVISDITRPTPNHILVPLLIEEMDHVPLENFVIINGTGTHRDQTRDEFVQMLGEWVVDNIRIVNNKCHDKEQLVNLGKSKFGCDIYLNKDYVESDFRIVTGFIEPHFFAGFSGGPKGVMPGIAGIETIMTFHNARMIGDPLSTWGNMVNNPVQDMTREINSYCKPDFMLNVTLNREKDITQVFAGELYEAHDRGCAFAKEHSMYKCEDRFDVALVSNSGYPLDQNLYQAVKGMSAAHKIVKEGGAIIVAAECSDGLPDHGNYSKIFDMAETPQELLDMINDPEFKMFDQWQVQKQAVVQVWADVYIYSTLTDEQVRGAMLHPIDSIEQTIQDLKETYGEDMSIAVLPLGPLTIPFVEE, from the coding sequence ATGAAAACAGAGATTCTGTATGGAAAAGACGGTTTGCGAGTTAATTTACCAGACGATTCATTAATTATAGAGCCAAAAAATTTACCGAAAATGGAAGATGAAAAGGAAGCTGTGAGAAAGGCTTTGAGGGAGCCAATTGGGACAGCTCCTTTAAAAGATCTGGTTGCATCTACGGACATTGTATCGATTGTGATTAGTGATATTACACGTCCCACCCCGAACCATATCCTTGTCCCATTATTGATTGAAGAAATGGATCACGTCCCCTTAGAGAATTTCGTCATTATTAACGGAACGGGGACTCATCGTGACCAAACAAGAGATGAATTTGTTCAGATGTTGGGCGAGTGGGTCGTCGATAATATCCGAATTGTGAACAATAAATGTCATGATAAGGAGCAGCTCGTCAATCTTGGAAAGAGTAAGTTTGGATGTGATATCTATTTAAACAAAGATTATGTAGAATCTGACTTTCGAATTGTAACCGGTTTTATTGAGCCGCATTTTTTTGCAGGATTTTCAGGAGGTCCAAAAGGAGTTATGCCGGGAATTGCAGGAATTGAAACTATTATGACCTTCCATAATGCCCGGATGATTGGGGATCCCTTATCGACTTGGGGCAACATGGTGAATAATCCAGTTCAGGATATGACCCGTGAAATCAACAGCTATTGTAAACCTGATTTCATGCTTAACGTCACGTTGAACCGCGAGAAAGACATTACGCAAGTTTTCGCTGGTGAATTATATGAAGCTCATGATAGAGGCTGTGCGTTTGCTAAAGAACATTCGATGTATAAGTGTGAAGACCGGTTCGATGTTGCCCTTGTATCCAACTCCGGCTATCCGCTGGATCAGAACTTATATCAGGCAGTAAAAGGCATGAGTGCCGCCCACAAAATAGTTAAAGAAGGGGGAGCCATCATTGTAGCTGCCGAGTGTTCCGATGGACTCCCTGATCATGGTAACTACTCGAAGATTTTTGATATGGCGGAAACTCCTCAAGAATTGCTGGACATGATTAATGACCCTGAGTTCAAAATGTTTGATCAATGGCAGGTGCAGAAGCAAGCCGTTGTTCAGGTATGGGCGGACGTATACATTTATTCAACTCTTACGGATGAACAAGTCAGAGGGGCGATGCTGCATCCAATAGATTCAATTGAACAGACGATACAAGATCTGAAGGAAACGTATGGGGAAGATATGAGTATAGCCGTGCTTCCATTAGGTCCGCTGACGATCCCCTTTGTAGAAGAATAA
- the larE gene encoding ATP-dependent sacrificial sulfur transferase LarE, giving the protein MNTALEEKNHYLSEVFSKMNRVLVAFSGGVDSTLVLKRAQQELGSSNVLAVVVASELFRKEEFEGAVQLAKDMGVRVHETEISELDDEAIVANNSDSWYYSKKLLYTHLNQLADEWGYDYVLDGMIMDDEEDFRPGLKARNELGIRSVLQESNMYKHEVRELSKHLGLPVWSKSASCSLASRIPYGTELDKEKIEQVDQAEKFVTQLGFDPVRVRHHGNVARIEVTPDKVGELIAYREQIRSKLQSLGFQYVSIDLEGYRTGSMNEVLVEKSINKVVSKVEIG; this is encoded by the coding sequence ATGAATACTGCTCTTGAAGAGAAGAATCACTATTTAAGCGAAGTTTTTTCTAAGATGAATCGAGTTCTTGTGGCCTTCTCAGGTGGAGTGGATAGTACATTAGTGTTAAAGCGCGCTCAGCAGGAGCTGGGATCTTCCAATGTGCTGGCGGTGGTCGTCGCCTCTGAATTATTCCGAAAAGAGGAATTTGAAGGTGCAGTGCAATTGGCCAAGGATATGGGGGTTAGGGTTCACGAAACGGAAATAAGTGAACTCGATGACGAAGCAATTGTCGCCAATAATTCTGACAGCTGGTATTATAGCAAGAAACTCCTCTACACGCATTTGAATCAATTAGCTGATGAATGGGGTTATGATTATGTTCTGGACGGAATGATTATGGATGATGAAGAAGATTTCCGCCCAGGTTTAAAAGCGAGAAATGAATTAGGCATCCGAAGTGTACTTCAGGAATCAAACATGTATAAGCATGAAGTTCGCGAACTATCCAAACATCTTGGTTTGCCCGTTTGGAGTAAATCTGCTTCCTGCAGTCTGGCTTCTCGGATCCCCTATGGAACGGAACTAGATAAGGAAAAAATTGAGCAGGTCGATCAGGCTGAAAAGTTTGTCACACAGCTTGGTTTTGATCCCGTTCGTGTCCGTCATCATGGGAATGTGGCAAGAATAGAAGTAACTCCGGATAAGGTTGGAGAATTGATTGCCTATCGTGAGCAGATCCGCTCTAAACTCCAATCCCTTGGGTTCCAATACGTATCTATTGACCTTGAAGGTTATAGAACAGGAAGTATGAACGAAGTACTAGTAGAAAAATCGATTAATAAAGTTGTGAGTAAGGTGGAAATAGGATAG